From Zingiber officinale cultivar Zhangliang chromosome 5B, Zo_v1.1, whole genome shotgun sequence, the proteins below share one genomic window:
- the LOC121984862 gene encoding protein PAT1 homolog 1-like, with product MTRGYAAEGSSAGNPNHPCDNLAGTSDATAGNYLFDASQYAFFGKEIMEDIDLGILEDDESVNASLTRIDDEYYFPTVQDREEIIPFGGHDINEVEGFSYLSDNDDLANTFAKLNRVVSDPRNTGVIGERGSFSRESSSTADWTQDGDYTNWIDQQILDTENIQESKRWWSQPRLSSSQLSEPKPLYRASSFPQQQQQQQQLLPHQQQQPRQQQYTRESIIPPTPPFASYDSHGGRSQSFSNLTRHLSIPSLDSGLQLSDLTLAPYFDPLRHLRGSGHGLQYGPNSSIIDRTRNNLLNHRGLFSSDNMLPNMLLQQLSLPSNLIASQILSHHQHRLPHVQPSHLRYSHSQNNVFSPHGSPPHMRPDPRDNRLRASQKGKHHMRFSHQSSDIGNATGDNRWSPQIRSKYMTPEEIDSILKMQNAVSHSSDPYLSDYYHQACLAKKSARQFKNSFFPPNIKDLPSRSRSANESHVDVAGKFLFSSVRRPRPLLEADMPAYGDGLHDRKSTVKLLEQEPLVAARITIEDGLCLLLDIDDTDRLLQFNPPQDGGLQLRWRRQILLDGLAAALNLVDPLGSGREGHSIGLGPKDDIVFRRIISLAKGRKFISRFLKLLTPGSDLARIVCMVIFRHLRLIFGGLPSDSSSSETVTDLARTVSLCLNDMELSALSACLAAVVCSSEQPPLRPIGSESGDGATIVVKSVLDRATHLLTYPHAAGAYDIPCRTLWQASFDALFGLLTEYCLSKYSSIMQTLMIDHAPKDSILGSEATILMSREMPVDLLRASLPHTSEHQRKVLIDFAQRLMPVTAFSEYLSITRSETSESVPS from the exons ATGACAAGGGGATACGCGGCGGAGGGTTCCAGTGCCGGGAACCCTAACCACCCCTGCGATAACCTCGCCGGAACTAGCGATGCCACTGCAG GTAACTATCTATTTGATGCCTCACAATATGCATTCTTTGGCAAAGAGATCATGGAGGATATTGACTTGGGCATTTTGGAAGATGATGAAAGTGTCAATGCAAGTTTAACTAGGATTGATGATGAGTATTATTTTCCTACCGTTCAAGACAGAGAGGAAATTATTCCTTTTGGAGGACATGATATAAATGAG GTTGAAGGCTTCAGTTATCTATCAGATAATGATGATCTTGCAAACACTTTTGCAAAG TTGAACAGAGTCGTCAGTGATCCAAGGAATACTGGAGTTATTGGTGAGAGAGGATCTTTTTCTAGAGAAA GTTCTTCAACTGCAGACTGGACTCAGGATGGAGACTATACAAACTGGATTGATCAGCAAATATTAGATACTGAAAATATCCAGGAGAGTAAGAGATGGTGGTCGCAACCACGATTATCATCATCTCAACTTTCTGAACCGAAACCACTGTACAGAGCATCTTCATTCCCtcaacaacaacagcagcaacaacaactccTTCCTCACCAGCAGCAGCAACCAAGGCAGCAACAATATACCCGGGAGTCGATCATTCCACCCACTCCACCTTTTGCTTCCTATGATTCACACGGTGGACGATCTCAGTCATTTTCAAATCTTACGCGGCATTTAAGTATTCCATCTCTTGATTCTGGACTCCAGCTATCTGATCTAACTCTTGCCCCTTATTTTGATCCTCTGCGGCATTTGAGAGGATCAGGTCATGGATTGCAATATGGTCCTAATTCTTCTATAATCGATCGGACGAGAAACAATTTGCTGAACCACAGAGGTCTGTTTTCTAGTGACAATATGCTACCTAACATGCTTCTGCAACAATTATCTTTGCCGAGCAATTTGATAGCTTCACAGATATTATCACATCATCAGCACAGATTGCCACACGTCCAACCATCTCATCTCCGTTACTCGCACTCGCAAAACAATGTGTTCAGCCCTCATGGTTCCCCTCCACACATGAGGCCTGATCCTCGAGATAATAGATTGAGAGCATCACAAAAAGGAAAGCATCATATGCGATTTTCTCACCAGTCCTCAGATATCGGCAATGCAACGGGCGATAACAGATGGTCGCCACAGATTAGATCGAAGTACATGACTCCCGAAGAGATCGATAGCATTTTGAAGATGCAAAATGCAGTGAGCCACAGCAGTGATCCATACTTATCCGATTATTATCACCAGGCTTGTCTTGCAAAGAAATCAGCCAGGCAGTTCAAAAACAGTTTTTTCCCACCAAACATCAAAGATCTGCCTTCTCGGTCACGCAGTGCTAATGAGTCCCATGTCGATGTGGCTGGGAAGTTTCTCTTCTCTTCAGTTCGTCGGCCTCGTCCTCTTCTTGAAGCTGACATGCCAGCTTATGGAGATGGCTTGCATGACCGGAAGTCTACTGTGAAGCTGCTCGAGCAGGAGCCACTTGTAGCTGCCAGAATCACCATCGAGGATGGTCTCTGCCTCCTCCTCGATATAGATGACACGGATCGTCTTTTGCAGTTCAATCCTCCACAGGATGGTGGGCTGCAACTGAGGTGGAGAAGACAGATTTTGCTGGATGGACTTGCAGCAGCTCTCAATCTTGTCGATCCACTTGGCTCCGGTAGAGAGGGGCATTCTATTGGCCTCGGTCCAAAGGATGACATTGTCTTCCGTCGCATAATCTCTCTCGCCAAAGGCCGGAAATTCATCTCGCGCTTCCTTAAACTTCTAACCCCTGGCAGTGATCTTGCTCGGATAGTCTGCATGGTTATTTTCCGACATTTGAGGCTTATATTTGGTGGTTTGCCATCTGATTCCAGTTCATCAGAAACGGTGACCGATCTAGCTAGAACAGTTTCCTTATGCCTGAATGATATGGAACTCAGCGCGCTCAGTGCTTGCCTAGCTGCCGTTGTTTGTTCATCTGAACAACCACCTCTCCGCCCCATTGGAAGTGAATCCGGTGATGGAGCCACCATCGTTGTAAAATCTGTTCTCGACCGAGCAACTCATCTGCTAACATATCCTCATGCTGCCGGCGCATATGACATTCCTTGCCGGACCCTGTGGCAGGCATCATTCGATGCTTTGTTTGGGCTGCTGACCGAGTATTGCCTGAGTAAATACAGTAGCATCATGCAAACATTGATGATTGATCATGCACCCAAGGATTCCATCCTTGGGTCAGAAGCCACCATACTGATGAGCAGGGAGATGCCTGTCGATCTGTTACGAGCAAGCCTTCCACATACGAGTGAGCACCAGCGAAAGGTGTTGATCGACTTTGCCCAGAGACTGATGCCAGTTACAGCTTTTAGTGAATATCTAAGTATCACGAGGTCTGAAACATCTGAATCTGTTCCTAGTTGA